A stretch of the Pelmatolapia mariae isolate MD_Pm_ZW linkage group LG23, Pm_UMD_F_2, whole genome shotgun sequence genome encodes the following:
- the LOC134621394 gene encoding gamma-crystallin M3-like, with protein sequence MSGKIIFFEESNFQGRSFECVSDCSEIASHLSQCNSCRVESGTFIVYNQPDFMGQQYLLTRGEYPECTNTFGFNDCIQSCRIVPAHKGLFNMRIYERPNFEGQMHELTDDCNSIQDNYHMSSMQSCNVVEGYWLMFEQPNYEGQMFFLKPGEYRDLREVGSNDMKFNSIRRITES encoded by the exons ATGAGTGGAAAG ATCATCTTCTTCGAGGAGAGTAACTTCCAAGGCCGCTCTTTTGAGTGCGTCAGCGACTGCTCTGAGATTGCCTCTCACTTGAGCCAATGCAACTCCTGCAGGGTGGAGAGCGGGACATTCATAGTCTATAACCAGCCCGACTTCATGGGCCAGCAGTACCTCCTGACCAGGGGAGAATATCCCGAATGCACGAATACCTTTGGCTTCAACGACTGCATTCAGTCCTGCCGCATTGTCCCTGCG CACAAGGGACTTTTTAATATGAGGATCTATGAAAGACCAAACTTTGAAGGCCAGATGCACGAACTGACAGATGACTGCAACTCCATCCAGGATAACTATCACATGTCGAGCATGCAGTCCTGCAACGTGGTGGAGGGCTACTGGTTGATGTTTGAACAACCAAATTATGAGGGCCAGATGTTTTTTCTGAAGCCAGGAGAGTACAGGGACCTCAGAGaagtcggcagtaatgacatgaaattcaattcaatcaGACGTATCACAGAATCTTAA
- the LOC134621392 gene encoding gamma-crystallin M2-like: protein MGKIIFYEDRNFQGRHHECMSDCADLHPYFNRCNSIRVESGCFMVYDRPHYLGHQYFLRRGEYSDNQRMIGINDCIRSCRMIPMHRGSYKIKLYERPDMAGQMQEVSDDCPNVQDRFRMSDINSCNVVDGHWLLYDQPNYRGRTYYLRPGEYRRYSDWGGASPRIGSLRRITDFN, encoded by the exons ATGGGAAAG ATCATATTCTACGAGGACAGAAATTTCCAGGGTCGGCACCATGAGTGCATGAGCGACTGTGCTGACCTGCACCCCTATTTCAACCGCTGCAACTCCATCCGGGTGGAGAGCGGCTGTTTCATGGTTTATGACAGACCTCACTATCTGGGCCACCAGTACTTCCTGCGCAGGGGGGAGTACTCCGACAACCAGCGCATGATCGGAATCAATGACTGCATTCGCTCCTGTCGCATGATTCCCATG CACCGGGGCTCCTACAAAATCAAGTTGTATGAGCGTCCAGATATGGCCGGCCAAATGCAGGAGGTGAGCGACGATTGCCCCAACGTCCAGGACCGCTTCCGTATGTCTGACATTAACTCGTGCAATGTGGTAGACGGCCACTGGCTGCTGTACGACCAGCCCAACTACAGGGGGAGGACCTACTACCTGAGACCTGGCGAATACCGCAGATACAGTGACTGGGGCGGTGCGAGTCCAAGGATCGGCTCTCTCAGGCGAATCACCGACTTTAATTAA
- the LOC134621400 gene encoding gamma-crystallin M3-like → MTMGRIIFYEDRNFQGRSYETSSDCPELTSYLSRCNSCRVESGLFMVYEKSNFMGHQMLVRRGEYPDNQRLMGMSMSDCIRSCRMIPTHRGPFRMRIYERENFGGQMYELSDDCDNIMDRFHMSDCQSCNVMDGHWLMFEQPSFRGRMLYLRPGEHRNLREMGSNITKFSSIRRIMDSC, encoded by the exons ATGACCATGGGGAGG atCATTTTCTATGAAGACCGGAACTTCCAGGGTCGCTCCTATGAAACCAGCAGTGACTGCCCAGAGCTGACATCCTACCTTAGCAGGTGTAACTCCTGCAGGGTGGAGAGTGGCCTCTTCATGGTCTATGAGAAGTCCAACTTCATGGGCCATCAGATGCTGGTGAGGAGAGGAGAATACCCAGACAACCAGCGCCTGATGGGAATGAGCATGAGCGACTGCATAAGATCCTGTCGCATGATCCCCACG CACCGAGGCCCCTTCCGAATGAGGATCTACGAGAGGGAGAACTTCGGAGGCCAGATGTACGAGCTGAGCGACGACTGCGACAACATAATGGATCGTTTTCACATGTCTGACTGCCAGTCCTGCAACGTGATGGACGGTCACTGGCTGATGTTCGAGCAGCCCAGCTTCAGAGGCAGGATGCTGTACCTCAGGCCAGGAGAGCACAGGAACCTCAGAGAGATGGGGAGCAACATCACAAAGTTCAGCTCCATCAGGCGCATTATGGACTCCTGTTAA
- the LOC134621389 gene encoding gamma-crystallin M3-like, which translates to MGRIIFYEERNFQGRSYECSSDCSDIHMHLNRCNSCRVDSGCFVVYDRPNFMGNQVFLRRGEYSDFQRIGGMTMMDTIRSCRMIPMHRGQFRMRIYERENFGGQMHELMDDCESLQERFYMSDCQSCNVLDGHWLMFEQPNFRGRMMYVRPGEYRNLRDMGVSNVMKISSIRRIMEMC; encoded by the exons ATGGGCAGG aTCATTTTTTATGAGGAGAGGAACTTCCAGGGTCGCTCCTATGAGTGCAGCAGTGACTGCTCGGACATCCACATGCACTTGAACCGCTGCAACTCCTGCAGAGTGGACAGTGGGTGCTTTGTGGTGTACGACCGCCCCAACTTCATGGGTAATCAGGTCTTCTTGAGGAGAGGCGAGTACTCTGATTTCCAGCGCATAGGAGGCATGACGATGATGGATACCATTCGCTCCTGTCGCATGATCCCCATG CACAGGGGACAGTTCAGGATGAGGATTTATGAAAGAGAGAACTTTGGAGGACAGATGCACGAGCTGATGGATGACTGCGAGTCCCTCCAGGAACGCTTTTATATGTCTGACTGCCAGTCCTGCAACGTGCTGGACGGCCACTGGCTGATGTTCGAACAGCCCAATTTCAGAGGGCGCATGATGTACGTGAGGCCAGGAGAGTACAGGAACCTCCGAGACATGGGAGTGAGCAACGTAATGAAAATCAGCTCCATCAGACGCATCATGGAAATGTGCTGA